A stretch of the Mycobacterium sp. ITM-2016-00317 genome encodes the following:
- a CDS encoding ribose-5-phosphate isomerase translates to MTAMPTGLRIVVGSDDAGYEYKEALKGDLLADERVAEVTDAGVGADENTAYPHVAVAAARMVADGKADRALLVCGTGLGVAISANKVPGIRAVTAHDGFSVERSVLSNNAQVLCFGQRVIGLELARRLMGEWLGYEFDPQSASAAKVEAIDAYESAADAC, encoded by the coding sequence ATGACCGCCATGCCGACTGGCCTACGGATCGTCGTCGGATCCGACGACGCCGGATACGAGTACAAAGAAGCGCTCAAAGGTGACCTACTCGCCGATGAGCGCGTCGCCGAGGTCACCGACGCCGGAGTGGGCGCCGATGAGAACACCGCCTATCCGCACGTAGCGGTGGCGGCGGCGCGAATGGTCGCCGACGGGAAGGCCGACCGCGCCCTGCTGGTGTGCGGTACCGGGCTCGGGGTCGCGATCAGCGCCAACAAGGTGCCCGGCATCCGCGCGGTCACCGCGCACGACGGCTTCTCTGTCGAACGCTCGGTGCTGTCGAACAACGCACAGGTGTTGTGCTTCGGGCAGCGGGTGATCGGGCTGGAGTTGGCGCGCCGCCTCATGGGTGAGTGGCTCGGCTACGAGTTCGATCCGCAAAGTGCGTCGGCGGCCAAGGTGGAGGCCATCGACGCGTACGAGTCGGCGGCGGACGCCTGCTGA
- the derK gene encoding D-erythrulose 4-kinase — MTKLYNDPARFTEDMLTGFLDANARYVAGVPGGVVRAHRTRPGKVAVVIGGGSGHYPAFCGTVGVGFADGAVVGNIFTSPSAEEAASVARAAHGDAGVLLTTGNYAGDVMNFGLAVTQLRSEGIDAHYFAVTDDIASAPRGEEAKRRGIAGDFTVFKCASAAAEDGLDLAGVVRVAESANAATRTLGVAFDGCTLPGADHPLFTVPEGMMGVGLGIHGEPGVADEPMPSASALAEKLVDGVLADQPATASKRIAVILNGLGRTKYEELFVVWGSVAALLRERGYEIVEPEVGELVTSLDMAGCSLTVMWLDDELERYWTAPADTPAYRKGAAAQAAGEGTAELRTAAELTTEATPAALAERADDAGRSGGRVVARVLAAMATMLADAEAELGRIDAVAGDGDHGRGMVKGSTAASEAAQSAVEAGAGQGTVLAAAGKEWAAKAGGTSGVLWGALLSAVGARLGDTGRPDSTTVAAGMRDGYEALITLGGAAPGDKTMLDAFLPFVEDLQKRVAEGEEWQDAWRSATEVAAEAAQATADLRPKVGRARPLAERSVGTPDAGATSLAMCLRTAAENFTSIPRTTP; from the coding sequence ATGACCAAGCTCTACAACGACCCTGCCCGATTCACCGAGGACATGCTGACCGGCTTCCTGGATGCCAACGCGCGGTATGTCGCCGGGGTGCCCGGCGGAGTCGTCCGCGCCCACCGGACCAGGCCGGGCAAGGTCGCCGTCGTCATCGGTGGCGGCTCCGGTCACTATCCCGCATTCTGCGGGACGGTCGGCGTCGGTTTCGCCGACGGCGCGGTGGTCGGCAACATCTTCACCTCGCCCTCGGCGGAAGAGGCAGCCTCGGTCGCCAGGGCTGCCCACGGCGACGCCGGTGTGCTGTTGACCACCGGCAACTACGCCGGTGACGTGATGAACTTCGGGCTCGCGGTGACGCAGCTGCGCAGCGAGGGTATCGATGCCCACTACTTCGCGGTCACCGACGATATCGCCAGCGCCCCCCGCGGCGAGGAGGCGAAACGACGTGGTATCGCAGGCGATTTCACGGTGTTCAAATGCGCCAGCGCGGCAGCCGAGGACGGTCTCGACCTCGCCGGGGTGGTCAGGGTCGCCGAATCGGCGAATGCCGCGACGCGCACGCTGGGGGTGGCGTTCGACGGGTGCACCCTGCCGGGGGCTGACCACCCGTTGTTCACCGTCCCGGAGGGCATGATGGGTGTCGGCCTCGGCATCCACGGGGAACCGGGTGTCGCCGACGAGCCGATGCCGTCCGCGTCGGCCCTGGCGGAGAAGCTGGTCGACGGTGTGCTTGCCGACCAGCCGGCCACGGCGTCGAAGCGGATCGCGGTGATTCTCAATGGTCTGGGGCGGACCAAGTACGAAGAGCTGTTCGTGGTCTGGGGCTCCGTGGCGGCACTGTTGCGCGAGCGCGGCTACGAGATCGTCGAACCGGAGGTCGGTGAGCTGGTTACCAGTCTCGACATGGCGGGCTGCTCGCTGACGGTGATGTGGCTCGACGACGAGCTTGAGCGGTACTGGACCGCGCCTGCCGACACGCCGGCCTACCGCAAGGGGGCCGCGGCGCAGGCGGCCGGTGAGGGTACCGCCGAACTGCGTACCGCCGCCGAGCTGACCACCGAGGCCACCCCGGCGGCCCTGGCGGAGCGTGCCGACGACGCCGGACGCAGCGGCGGCCGGGTTGTCGCCCGGGTGCTCGCCGCGATGGCCACGATGCTCGCCGACGCCGAAGCCGAGCTGGGGCGGATCGACGCCGTCGCCGGGGACGGCGACCACGGCAGGGGCATGGTGAAGGGCTCCACCGCAGCGTCCGAAGCCGCCCAGAGCGCGGTCGAGGCCGGAGCCGGCCAGGGTACGGTCCTGGCCGCGGCGGGCAAGGAATGGGCGGCCAAGGCGGGCGGCACCTCGGGAGTGCTCTGGGGTGCGCTGCTGTCGGCCGTCGGTGCGCGACTCGGTGACACCGGCCGACCCGACTCCACCACCGTTGCGGCCGGAATGCGGGACGGCTACGAGGCGTTGATCACTCTCGGCGGCGCCGCACCCGGAGACAAGACCATGCTGGATGCGTTTCTCCCGTTCGTCGAAGACCTGCAGAAGCGGGTGGCCGAGGGCGAGGAGTGGCAGGATGCCTGGCGGTCGGCGACCGAGGTCGCGGCCGAGGCGGCGCAGGCGACCGCCGATCTGAGACCCAAGGTGGGCCGGGCGCGACCGCTCGCCGAGCGTAGTGTGGGCACCCCGGACGCCGGCGCGACCTCGCTGGCGATGTGCCTGCGCACAGCGGCCGAGAACTTCACATCCATCCCCAGAACAACCCCCTGA
- a CDS encoding ABC transporter ATP-binding protein, producing MSVAIDKTTQQTAQSLTLSDLVKTYASRSRDSVTAVKGINLEIQAGELVALLGPSGCGKTTTLRMIAGLETVTSGSIKIGDREVSQLPAAKRGIGVGFESYALYPPMSVRDNLLYGLKARKVKGAEKMVDSICERLEMNDLLGLRPAGLSSGQKQRVALARALVRNPPVLLLDEPLSHLDASARNRVRRELKVLQREFGYTTIVVTHDQVEALSLADRLAVMDGGVVQQFGTPDEVFDDPANLFVAEFVGEPAINVLPGTTRVHGGRVRVEIGSGAGLLDTTVTGVPDGTRVTVGVRPQDCALSARGDGQGVAATVAYFEHLLEFGLATSTVPGIEEGVVVQTPAEQRHEPEQQVTVTAPAERVYLFDTETGERLR from the coding sequence GTGAGCGTCGCGATCGACAAGACCACGCAGCAGACGGCGCAGAGCTTGACCCTTTCAGACCTGGTCAAGACCTATGCGTCGAGGAGCCGGGACAGCGTTACCGCGGTCAAGGGCATCAACCTGGAGATCCAGGCGGGGGAGCTGGTCGCACTGCTCGGGCCGTCGGGCTGCGGTAAAACCACGACCCTGCGGATGATCGCCGGGTTGGAGACGGTGACCAGCGGGTCGATCAAGATCGGTGATCGTGAGGTTTCCCAGCTGCCCGCGGCCAAACGCGGAATCGGTGTCGGATTCGAGAGCTATGCGTTGTACCCGCCGATGTCGGTCCGTGACAACCTGCTGTACGGCCTGAAGGCGCGCAAGGTCAAGGGCGCCGAGAAGATGGTCGACTCGATCTGCGAGCGCCTGGAGATGAACGACCTCCTCGGCCTGCGCCCGGCGGGATTGTCCAGCGGCCAGAAGCAGCGGGTGGCGCTGGCGCGGGCACTGGTGCGCAATCCACCGGTGTTGTTGCTCGACGAGCCGCTCAGCCATCTGGACGCCTCGGCCCGCAACCGGGTGCGCCGCGAATTGAAAGTGCTGCAGCGGGAATTCGGATACACCACCATCGTGGTCACCCACGACCAGGTCGAGGCCCTGTCGCTGGCCGACCGGCTCGCCGTCATGGACGGCGGTGTGGTGCAGCAATTCGGCACTCCCGACGAGGTTTTCGACGATCCCGCGAACCTGTTCGTCGCGGAGTTCGTCGGTGAGCCGGCGATCAACGTGCTGCCGGGCACCACGCGGGTCCACGGCGGCCGGGTACGCGTCGAGATCGGGTCCGGAGCGGGGTTGCTGGACACCACGGTCACCGGTGTGCCCGACGGGACCAGGGTCACCGTGGGCGTCCGGCCGCAGGACTGCGCACTGTCGGCCCGTGGTGACGGTCAGGGCGTCGCCGCCACGGTGGCATACTTCGAACACCTGCTGGAGTTCGGTCTGGCGACCAGCACCGTGCCGGGAATCGAGGAGGGTGTGGTGGTCCAGACCCCCGCCGAGCAGCGCCACGAACCCGAGCAACAGGTGACGGTGACCGCCCCGGCCGAGCGGGTGTACCTGTTCGACACCGAGACCGGAGAACGTCTGCGATGA
- a CDS encoding carbohydrate ABC transporter permease, with amino-acid sequence MALKMSRTELQPGQKRWSIGAVAADVGLVFWFVFSLFPIFWMLMLALKNAEEQTTTFFSFSPTWSNFATVLSDRGTQMTSVDFKASLLTSLLNCGGAVLVSLIIGIPAAYAAGRWQYKGSNDLMFTMLSFRFAPELMVIVPLFVIYNQIGLFDTKVGMIWVLQLVTMPLVVWILRSYFQDLPEDLEQAALLDGYTRRRAFLMVALPIVRPGIAAAALLAFIFAWNNYVFPLILADSNAGTVTVAITKFLGGGGQAYYNLTAAAALIAALPPLILALTIQRYLVRGLSFGAVKA; translated from the coding sequence ATGGCACTCAAGATGTCCCGCACTGAGCTTCAACCGGGCCAGAAGCGGTGGTCCATCGGCGCCGTCGCCGCCGATGTCGGGCTGGTCTTCTGGTTCGTCTTCTCGCTGTTCCCGATCTTCTGGATGCTGATGCTGGCCCTGAAGAACGCCGAGGAGCAGACCACCACCTTCTTCTCGTTCAGTCCCACCTGGTCGAACTTCGCCACCGTCCTGTCCGATCGGGGCACCCAGATGACCAGCGTGGATTTCAAGGCCTCGCTGCTGACCAGCCTGCTCAACTGCGGCGGCGCGGTGCTGGTGTCGCTGATCATCGGTATCCCCGCCGCCTACGCCGCCGGCCGTTGGCAGTACAAGGGTTCCAACGACCTGATGTTCACCATGCTGTCCTTCCGCTTCGCACCCGAGCTCATGGTCATCGTGCCGTTGTTCGTGATCTACAACCAGATCGGCCTGTTCGACACCAAGGTCGGCATGATCTGGGTGCTGCAACTGGTCACCATGCCGCTGGTGGTGTGGATCCTGCGGTCCTACTTCCAGGATCTGCCGGAGGATCTCGAGCAGGCGGCGTTGCTCGACGGGTACACCCGGCGCCGGGCGTTCCTGATGGTCGCGCTGCCGATCGTGCGGCCCGGCATCGCCGCCGCGGCGCTGCTGGCGTTCATCTTCGCCTGGAACAACTACGTCTTCCCGCTGATCCTGGCCGACAGCAATGCCGGCACGGTGACCGTCGCCATCACCAAGTTCCTCGGCGGCGGCGGCCAGGCGTACTACAACCTCACGGCCGCCGCGGCGCTGATCGCGGCGTTGCCACCACTCATCCTCGCGCTGACCATCCAGCGGTATCTGGTGCGGGGCCTGTCATTCGGGGCGGTGAAGGCCTGA
- a CDS encoding sugar ABC transporter permease, with the protein MTTQTSKAPSTSPDRPPAVRRGDLPEVPTWRRRLRPYLLSVPAVVIVVGILYPFAVGAYYAFLNYAAVNPDPHFVWFDNFASVLGDQVFWKSVQVTATFALAVTFIETVLGVGLALLLNRSSIIGKIFEKVLILPLMIAPVIAGVIWKLMFNPQFGVLNHVLGLGNTFDWLSARNALFSVILVDIWIFTPFVAILVLAGIRSLPREPFEASEVDGASWFYMFRKLMLPMLWPYILVAVIFRFMDNLKVFDHIYVLTAGGPGVATRTLQIGAFEDSIINLDYSRGSTYMLLLWVIVFITARYLVSVLGKAQRRAAGAES; encoded by the coding sequence ATGACAACTCAGACCTCCAAGGCCCCGTCGACGTCGCCGGACCGGCCGCCCGCAGTGCGCCGGGGCGACCTGCCCGAGGTTCCGACCTGGCGGCGCAGGCTGCGTCCCTACCTGCTGTCGGTGCCGGCCGTGGTGATCGTGGTCGGGATCCTGTACCCGTTCGCGGTCGGCGCCTACTACGCCTTCCTGAACTACGCTGCGGTGAACCCTGATCCGCATTTCGTCTGGTTCGACAACTTCGCCTCGGTGCTCGGCGATCAGGTCTTCTGGAAGAGCGTCCAGGTCACCGCGACCTTCGCGCTCGCGGTGACGTTCATCGAGACCGTGTTGGGCGTCGGCCTGGCCCTGCTGCTCAATCGCTCCTCGATCATCGGCAAGATCTTCGAGAAGGTGCTCATCCTGCCGTTGATGATCGCTCCGGTCATCGCCGGCGTGATCTGGAAACTGATGTTCAACCCGCAGTTCGGGGTGCTCAATCATGTTCTGGGACTGGGCAACACGTTTGACTGGCTGTCGGCGCGCAATGCGCTGTTCTCGGTGATCCTGGTTGACATCTGGATCTTCACGCCGTTCGTCGCCATCCTGGTGCTCGCCGGTATCCGATCGCTGCCGCGCGAGCCGTTCGAGGCGTCCGAAGTCGACGGCGCCTCGTGGTTCTACATGTTCCGCAAGTTGATGCTGCCGATGCTGTGGCCCTACATCCTCGTCGCGGTGATCTTCCGGTTCATGGACAACCTGAAGGTCTTCGACCACATCTACGTGCTGACCGCCGGCGGACCCGGCGTGGCCACCCGGACACTGCAGATCGGCGCCTTCGAGGACTCGATCATCAACCTGGACTACTCGCGCGGCAGCACCTACATGCTGCTGCTGTGGGTCATCGTGTTCATCACCGCGCGCTACCTGGTGAGCGTGCTCGGAAAAGCGCAGCGCCGCGCTGCCGGAGCGGAGTCATAG
- a CDS encoding extracellular solute-binding protein — protein MTFSNMPRGRHFSRRQMLAAMGVAGAAAASVPVLSSCGVGGGKSAPNGADAVTGGFDWRKAAGSTINILQTPHPYQLSYQPLLKEFTELTGINVNIDLVPEADYFTKLNTELAGGSGKHDAFMLGAYFIWQYGPPGWIEDLDPWLRNTSATSAEYDFEDIFDGLRTSTRWDFTLGNPLGTGGQWAIPWGFENNVVAYNKRIFDEKGITRLPDNFDDFIQLAVDLTDRSANRYGISTRGSKSWATIHPGFMTQYTRAGAVDYTWNGSELVAEMDSDKAIDFTKKWIEMQHKAGPTSWTTYDYPNATGDLGDGTAMMVFDADSATYPKNKPGASKEAGNLAWYPGPAGPDGNYKTNLWTWSWAMSANSRNKLPAWLFIQWVTGKESMNKAVEGGSYADPVRQSVFDTTFKRVAADQYGYLETFETVIGESKIQFTPQKKFFDTTQNWAVALQDIYGGDDAATRLRSLAKTNTSKVNL, from the coding sequence ATGACATTCTCGAACATGCCTCGCGGGCGGCACTTCTCGCGCCGGCAGATGCTTGCGGCGATGGGTGTCGCGGGAGCGGCCGCGGCCAGCGTGCCCGTGCTGAGCTCCTGCGGGGTCGGCGGCGGCAAGAGCGCACCCAACGGCGCCGACGCCGTCACCGGTGGCTTCGACTGGCGCAAGGCCGCAGGATCGACGATCAACATCCTGCAGACCCCGCATCCCTATCAGCTCTCGTACCAGCCGTTGCTCAAGGAGTTCACCGAGCTCACCGGCATCAACGTCAACATCGACCTGGTGCCCGAGGCCGACTACTTCACCAAGCTCAACACCGAGCTGGCCGGAGGCTCGGGCAAACACGACGCGTTCATGCTCGGCGCCTACTTCATCTGGCAGTACGGTCCACCCGGCTGGATCGAGGATCTCGACCCGTGGCTGCGCAACACCTCGGCGACCAGTGCGGAGTACGACTTCGAGGACATCTTCGACGGACTGCGCACATCCACCCGGTGGGACTTCACGCTCGGCAATCCGCTCGGGACGGGTGGACAGTGGGCCATCCCGTGGGGTTTCGAGAACAATGTGGTCGCCTACAACAAGCGGATCTTCGACGAGAAGGGCATCACCCGGTTGCCCGACAACTTCGACGACTTCATCCAGCTGGCGGTGGATCTGACCGACCGCTCGGCGAACCGCTACGGCATCTCCACCCGAGGGTCGAAGTCCTGGGCGACCATCCATCCGGGCTTCATGACGCAATACACCCGCGCGGGCGCGGTCGACTACACGTGGAACGGCTCCGAACTGGTGGCCGAGATGGACAGCGACAAGGCGATCGATTTCACCAAGAAGTGGATCGAGATGCAGCACAAGGCCGGCCCCACGTCGTGGACGACCTATGACTATCCCAATGCCACAGGTGATCTCGGTGACGGCACGGCGATGATGGTGTTTGACGCCGACAGCGCCACCTACCCCAAGAACAAGCCGGGTGCGAGCAAAGAGGCCGGCAATTTGGCGTGGTATCCCGGCCCGGCAGGTCCGGACGGCAACTACAAGACCAACCTGTGGACGTGGAGTTGGGCGATGAGCGCCAACTCGCGCAACAAGCTGCCGGCGTGGCTGTTCATCCAGTGGGTGACCGGCAAGGAGTCGATGAACAAAGCCGTCGAGGGCGGCAGCTACGCGGATCCGGTGCGGCAGTCGGTGTTCGACACCACCTTCAAGCGGGTCGCGGCCGACCAGTACGGCTACCTCGAAACCTTCGAGACCGTCATCGGAGAGTCGAAGATCCAGTTCACCCCGCAGAAGAAGTTCTTCGACACCACGCAGAACTGGGCGGTCGCGCTGCAGGACATCTACGGCGGCGATGACGCTGCGACGCGCCTGCGCAGCCTCGCCAAGACCAACACGTCCAAGGTCAATCTCTAG
- the eltD gene encoding erythritol/L-threitol dehyrogenase, whose protein sequence is MSAGIPEKMQAVVCHGPHDYRLEEVAVPRRGPGEALIKVEAVGICASDLKCYHGAAKFWGDENRPAWAETMVIPGHEFVGRVVELDEQAATRWGIEVGDRVVSEQIVPCWECRFCKRGQYHMCQPHDLYGFKRRTPGAMASYMVYPAEALVHKVSDKVAPHHAAFAEPLSCSLHAVERAQITFEDTVVVAGCGPIGLGMVAGARAKNPMRVIALDMAPEKLELAKGCGADLTINIAEQDAVAIVKELTDGYGADVYLEGTGHPSAVPQGLNLLRKLGRYVEYGVFGSDVSVDWSIISDDKELDVLGAHLGPYCWPAAIKMIESGVLPMDQICSHQLPLAEFQKGLDLVASGKESVKVSLIPA, encoded by the coding sequence ATGTCCGCTGGAATTCCCGAGAAAATGCAGGCCGTTGTCTGCCACGGTCCCCATGACTATCGACTCGAGGAGGTGGCCGTCCCGCGACGCGGTCCCGGTGAAGCGCTGATCAAGGTGGAAGCGGTCGGGATCTGCGCGAGCGACCTCAAGTGCTACCACGGGGCCGCGAAGTTCTGGGGCGACGAGAATCGGCCCGCATGGGCCGAGACGATGGTCATTCCGGGGCACGAATTCGTCGGCAGGGTAGTCGAACTCGACGAGCAGGCGGCGACGCGCTGGGGAATCGAAGTAGGTGACCGGGTGGTCTCCGAGCAGATCGTGCCGTGCTGGGAGTGCCGATTCTGCAAGCGCGGCCAGTACCACATGTGTCAGCCGCACGACCTGTACGGCTTCAAGCGCCGTACTCCGGGAGCGATGGCCAGCTACATGGTGTACCCGGCGGAAGCCCTGGTGCACAAAGTCTCCGACAAAGTGGCTCCACACCACGCCGCCTTCGCCGAACCCTTGTCGTGCTCGCTGCACGCTGTGGAGCGGGCCCAGATCACCTTCGAAGACACCGTCGTCGTGGCCGGCTGCGGGCCGATCGGTCTGGGCATGGTCGCCGGTGCCCGCGCCAAGAACCCCATGCGGGTCATCGCGCTCGACATGGCACCGGAGAAGCTGGAACTCGCCAAGGGCTGCGGCGCCGACCTCACGATCAACATCGCCGAGCAGGATGCCGTCGCCATCGTCAAAGAGCTCACCGACGGTTACGGCGCCGACGTGTACCTGGAGGGGACCGGGCATCCCTCGGCAGTCCCGCAGGGGCTCAACCTGTTACGCAAGCTCGGCCGCTATGTCGAGTACGGGGTGTTCGGCAGTGACGTATCGGTGGACTGGAGCATCATCAGCGACGACAAAGAGCTCGACGTCCTCGGTGCACACCTGGGGCCGTACTGCTGGCCGGCCGCGATCAAGATGATCGAATCCGGCGTGCTGCCCATGGACCAGATCTGCAGCCATCAGCTTCCGCTCGCCGAATTCCAGAAGGGGCTGGACCTGGTGGCCAGCGGCAAGGAATCGGTCAAGGTCTCCCTGATCCCCGCGTGA
- a CDS encoding sugar-binding domain-containing protein: MFNAILSACPGQAQPTPAAASADGAAADAEGSHFPPSLLYTASRLYYEDDATQAEVAEQLGTSRATVSRLLAEAKRLGIVRIQVVLPAEARPTELADRLARALNLHTVYVSAPLPAPGPGRTVIDVMGRALAPVTGRALSEAGLLPGDVLLVSSGRTVYEVAQHELTPLPGVVVAPTVGGNDQPYEWYQTNEITRLVANRVGGRANYLFAPALPGPGLYGSLLDDPSIQRVIHQWPHARCVLMGVGAPPLTRSDVPQFVPAASSSLRPAVGDVCSRFYDRNGEPVDFDGADRLIALELDLLRHIPVTIAVAVGRDKIDSITAGARGGYFNRLVTDPATAEALLNEIDSTKEGS; this comes from the coding sequence ATGTTCAATGCCATACTCTCTGCATGCCCCGGCCAGGCCCAGCCCACCCCCGCCGCTGCCAGCGCCGACGGCGCCGCAGCTGATGCGGAAGGCAGCCATTTCCCACCGTCGTTGCTCTACACGGCTTCTCGGCTCTACTACGAGGACGACGCCACCCAGGCCGAGGTGGCCGAGCAGTTGGGGACGAGCCGCGCCACCGTGAGCCGGTTGCTGGCCGAGGCCAAGCGCCTGGGCATCGTGCGTATCCAAGTGGTCCTGCCCGCCGAGGCGCGGCCCACCGAACTTGCCGACCGGCTGGCCCGCGCGCTGAACCTGCACACCGTCTACGTGTCCGCACCGCTACCGGCGCCGGGGCCCGGGCGTACGGTCATCGACGTGATGGGCCGCGCATTGGCACCCGTCACCGGGCGCGCGCTCAGCGAGGCGGGTCTGCTGCCAGGGGATGTCCTGCTCGTGTCATCGGGTCGCACCGTCTACGAGGTGGCCCAACACGAACTCACCCCGCTGCCCGGCGTGGTGGTGGCCCCGACCGTCGGCGGGAACGACCAGCCATACGAGTGGTACCAGACCAACGAGATCACCCGGCTGGTCGCGAATCGCGTTGGGGGCCGCGCCAATTACCTGTTCGCTCCGGCACTTCCGGGCCCGGGTCTCTATGGGTCGCTGCTCGATGATCCGAGCATTCAGCGCGTTATTCACCAGTGGCCGCACGCCAGGTGTGTGCTCATGGGGGTCGGCGCCCCACCCCTGACCCGCTCGGACGTGCCGCAGTTCGTGCCGGCCGCATCGTCGTCGCTGCGCCCCGCCGTCGGTGACGTATGCTCACGCTTCTACGACCGCAACGGCGAGCCCGTCGACTTCGACGGCGCGGACCGGCTGATCGCCCTAGAGCTCGACCTACTCCGTCACATCCCGGTGACCATCGCCGTCGCCGTCGGACGGGACAAGATCGACTCGATCACCGCCGGCGCGCGCGGCGGCTACTTCAACCGGCTGGTGACCGATCCGGCCACCGCGGAGGCACTGCTCAACGAGATCGACTCGACCAAGGAGGGTTCGTGA
- a CDS encoding glucose 1-dehydrogenase: MTTALATRYAGAQRLDGKRALITGASKGIGADIARAFASAGAHLVLGGRDQGELDRAGQALHEEFGIRTFPAAVDLADRDGPTTLARMAADAFGGLDILVNNAGISHPEAVVDTHPDLFDATIAVNLRAPALLAARVGAHMVEQGTGGAIVTVASAAALAPLPDHYAYCASKAGLVMATKVLARELGPHGIRANSVCPTVVLTEMGQRVWGEPAKAAPMINRIPLGRFAIPHEVSDAVVFLASDAASMINGVDIPIDGGYTMG, encoded by the coding sequence GTGACGACTGCGCTCGCTACCAGGTATGCCGGCGCGCAACGACTGGATGGCAAGCGCGCGTTGATCACCGGCGCGAGCAAGGGCATCGGAGCCGACATCGCCCGCGCGTTCGCCTCGGCAGGTGCACACCTGGTGCTCGGCGGCCGCGATCAGGGCGAACTCGACCGCGCGGGTCAGGCGCTGCACGAGGAGTTCGGCATCCGGACGTTCCCGGCCGCTGTCGATCTGGCCGATCGGGACGGCCCGACGACCCTCGCCCGGATGGCCGCAGACGCGTTCGGCGGCTTGGACATCCTGGTCAACAATGCCGGCATCTCGCACCCCGAAGCGGTCGTCGACACCCACCCGGATCTGTTCGACGCCACGATCGCCGTCAACTTGCGGGCGCCCGCACTGCTCGCCGCGCGGGTGGGAGCGCACATGGTCGAGCAGGGCACCGGTGGCGCGATCGTCACCGTGGCGTCCGCGGCTGCGCTCGCCCCGCTCCCCGACCACTACGCCTACTGCGCATCCAAGGCCGGCCTGGTGATGGCGACCAAGGTCCTGGCCCGTGAGCTCGGCCCGCACGGGATCCGCGCCAACTCGGTATGCCCGACGGTGGTGCTCACCGAGATGGGGCAGCGTGTGTGGGGCGAACCCGCCAAAGCGGCCCCCATGATCAACCGGATTCCGTTGGGGCGGTTCGCCATTCCCCACGAGGTTTCCGACGCGGTGGTGTTCCTGGCCTCAGACGCCGCCAGCATGATCAACGGCGTCGACATCCCCATCGACGGCGGCTACACGATGGGTTGA